From the genome of Mesorhizobium japonicum MAFF 303099, one region includes:
- a CDS encoding peptidoglycan-binding protein, producing MGLFDEYKEGYERNWEKLEIRSNRASVVKKEAKRILDGKPIYTQIESRTGVPWWFVGLCHYRESSLNFGTYLGNGQPLGQRTTIVPKGRGPFTGPNAFVDGALDALRLEGFVGASDWGIARTLFRLEGFNGYGYHGKGVNSPYLYGGSTLYGPPEARGGKYVRDHVFDPNFVDTQLGTAVILKALLSLDLTISTDSNDGSTSLEPDDEMAKDVVWLQHSLNALGANPQLVEDGKSGPLTRTALSRFQQLNGLNDTGLADPLTIAAIDRQLQPSPDGAASDIREKLESLQAAIRALTDRSDKVPSPANVNTAGVNSDLADIVSALGGAVQRVANNVPPVNQGGSQQDRLRRAIDLVSAILLPGQAKDAPLGPVNGALGQTIGNLLDGKKSAIGIGGAIITQLLSKLATSSGVSGDLTAVGTALSNITPATGLSPFAMPLFLGLAAWGFLGKLEKWNQGTSTTPLN from the coding sequence ATGGGACTCTTTGATGAATATAAAGAGGGGTATGAGCGCAACTGGGAGAAGTTGGAAATCCGATCCAACCGAGCCAGCGTCGTCAAAAAGGAAGCCAAGCGCATTCTGGATGGCAAGCCGATTTATACTCAGATCGAAAGTCGGACAGGTGTTCCATGGTGGTTTGTCGGCCTCTGTCATTACCGTGAGTCTTCGTTAAATTTCGGCACTTATCTTGGCAATGGCCAGCCTCTTGGCCAGCGTACCACGATTGTTCCCAAGGGCCGTGGGCCATTCACCGGGCCGAACGCTTTTGTCGACGGAGCCTTGGACGCTTTGCGGCTGGAGGGCTTTGTCGGCGCCAGCGACTGGGGGATTGCGCGAACTCTGTTCAGGCTCGAGGGGTTCAATGGTTATGGCTACCACGGAAAAGGTGTGAATTCTCCGTACCTTTACGGTGGCTCAACCTTGTACGGGCCGCCCGAGGCGCGAGGCGGCAAGTATGTCAGAGACCATGTTTTCGACCCTAATTTTGTGGATACGCAGCTCGGGACGGCAGTGATCTTGAAGGCTCTCCTCAGCCTTGACCTAACAATCAGCACCGATTCAAACGACGGTTCGACGAGCTTGGAACCAGACGATGAGATGGCGAAGGATGTTGTCTGGCTTCAGCATTCATTGAACGCTCTCGGAGCAAACCCGCAATTGGTCGAAGACGGGAAGAGCGGACCTTTAACCAGGACAGCTCTGTCGCGCTTTCAGCAACTAAACGGACTGAACGATACCGGGTTGGCGGATCCCCTTACGATTGCGGCGATTGACCGGCAGCTGCAGCCCAGCCCAGATGGGGCCGCAAGTGATATTCGCGAGAAGCTCGAATCTTTGCAGGCCGCCATTCGCGCGTTGACCGATAGATCGGACAAGGTGCCTTCACCTGCCAATGTAAATACGGCTGGCGTGAACAGCGACCTCGCGGACATTGTCAGCGCGTTGGGGGGTGCCGTTCAGCGCGTGGCGAACAACGTCCCGCCAGTTAATCAGGGCGGTAGTCAGCAAGATCGCTTGCGAAGGGCAATTGATCTCGTCTCGGCCATCTTGCTCCCCGGCCAGGCCAAGGACGCGCCGTTAGGCCCAGTGAACGGTGCGCTCGGTCAGACGATCGGGAATCTGCTCGACGGAAAGAAATCGGCGATTGGTATTGGGGGGGCGATCATTACGCAGTTGCTTTCCAAATTGGCGACTTCGTCTGGTGTGTCGGGTGATCTGACTGCGGTAGGCACTGCACTGTCGAATATCACGCCAGCCACGGGGTTAAGCCCTTTCGCAATGCCGTTATTTCTTGGCCTTGCAGCGTGGGGCTTCCTGGGGAA